The Delphinus delphis chromosome 7, mDelDel1.2, whole genome shotgun sequence genome includes a window with the following:
- the COPS7B gene encoding COP9 signalosome complex subunit 7b isoform X3 yields the protein MTAHREVTSICMELRNLLQIMAQLKPHFLQKASLNHLSPGHSQESLICTPGAPCGIICPSQMDLSLPGTLSSPRSQDQRMAGEQKPSSNLLEQFILLAKGTSGSALTALISQVLEAPGVYVFGELLELANVQELAEGGNAAYLQLLNLFAYGTYPDYIANKESLPELSTAQQNKLKHLTIVSLASRMKCIPYSVLLKDLEMRNLRELEDLIIEAVYTDIIQGKLDQRNQLLEVDFCIGRDIRKKDINNIVKTLHEWCDGCEAVLLGIEQQVLRANQYKENHSRTQQQVEAEVTNIKKTLKATASSSAQEMEQQLAERECPPHAEQRQPTKKMSKVKGLVSSRH from the exons ATGACAGCCCACAGAGAGGTAACTTCTATTTGCATGGAACTCAGAAATCTCCTGCAAATCATG GCTCAACTCAAGCCTCATTTCCTCCAGAAGGCTTCCTTAAACCACCTCTCTCCAGGACACAGCCAGGAGAGCCTTATCTGTACCCCTGGGGCTCCTTGTGGCATCATCTGTCCTAGCCAGATGGACCTGTCTCTCCCAGGAACCTTGAGCTCTCCCAG ATCTCAAGACCAGAGAATGGCAGGCGAACAGAAACCCTCAAGTAACCTCCTGGAACAGTTTATCTTACTAGCCAAAGGTACCAGTGGCTCAGCCCTCACTGCTCTCATAAGCCAAGTTTTGGAGGCTCCTGGAGTATATGTCTTCGGAGAACTGCTGGAGCTGGCCAATGTGCAGGAG ctTGCAGAAGGAGGTAATGCTGCTTATTTGCAGTTGCTGAATCTGTTTGCCTATGGAACATACCCAGATTACATAG CCAACAAGGAGAGCCTGCCAGAACTGAGCACAGCTCAGCAGAACAAGCTGAAACACCTTACCATCGTGAGCTTGGCGTCAAGGATGAAG TGTATCCCCTACTCCGTGCTGCTGAAGGACCTGGAGATGCGGAATCTCCGGGAACTGGAAGACCTCATCATCGAGGCTGTCTACACTGATATCATCCAGGGCAAGCTGGATCAGCGAAACCAGCTGCTAGAAGTGGATTTCTGCATTGGCCGTGACATCCGAAAGAAAGATATCAATAATATTGTCAAGACCTTGCATGAATG GTGCGATGGCTGCGAGGCAGTCCTGCTGGGCATCGAGCAGCAAGTTCTGAGAGCCAACCAGTACAAGGAAAACCACAGCCGAACTCAGCAGCAGGTAGAGGCCGAG GTTACCAACATCAAGAAGACACTCAAAGCTACTGCGTCCTCCTCAGCTCAGGAGATGGAGCAACAGTTGGCTGAACGAGAGTGTCCCCCCCATGCTGAGCAGAGGCAGCCCACTAAGAAGATGTCCAAAGTGAAAGGTCTGGTCTCCAGCCGCCACTAG
- the COPS7B gene encoding COP9 signalosome complex subunit 7b isoform X1, translating into MAGEQKPSSNLLEQFILLAKGTSGSALTALISQVLEAPGVYVFGELLELANVQELAEGGNAAYLQLLNLFAYGTYPDYIANKESLPELSTAQQNKLKHLTIVSLASRMKCIPYSVLLKDLEMRNLRELEDLIIEAVYTDIIQGKLDQRNQLLEVDFCIGRDIRKKDINNIVKTLHEWCDGCEAVLLGIEQQVLRANQYKENHSRTQQQVEAEVTNIKKTLKATASSSAQEMEQQLAERECPPHAEQRQPTKKMSKVKGLVSSRH; encoded by the exons ATGGCAGGCGAACAGAAACCCTCAAGTAACCTCCTGGAACAGTTTATCTTACTAGCCAAAGGTACCAGTGGCTCAGCCCTCACTGCTCTCATAAGCCAAGTTTTGGAGGCTCCTGGAGTATATGTCTTCGGAGAACTGCTGGAGCTGGCCAATGTGCAGGAG ctTGCAGAAGGAGGTAATGCTGCTTATTTGCAGTTGCTGAATCTGTTTGCCTATGGAACATACCCAGATTACATAG CCAACAAGGAGAGCCTGCCAGAACTGAGCACAGCTCAGCAGAACAAGCTGAAACACCTTACCATCGTGAGCTTGGCGTCAAGGATGAAG TGTATCCCCTACTCCGTGCTGCTGAAGGACCTGGAGATGCGGAATCTCCGGGAACTGGAAGACCTCATCATCGAGGCTGTCTACACTGATATCATCCAGGGCAAGCTGGATCAGCGAAACCAGCTGCTAGAAGTGGATTTCTGCATTGGCCGTGACATCCGAAAGAAAGATATCAATAATATTGTCAAGACCTTGCATGAATG GTGCGATGGCTGCGAGGCAGTCCTGCTGGGCATCGAGCAGCAAGTTCTGAGAGCCAACCAGTACAAGGAAAACCACAGCCGAACTCAGCAGCAGGTAGAGGCCGAG GTTACCAACATCAAGAAGACACTCAAAGCTACTGCGTCCTCCTCAGCTCAGGAGATGGAGCAACAGTTGGCTGAACGAGAGTGTCCCCCCCATGCTGAGCAGAGGCAGCCCACTAAGAAGATGTCCAAAGTGAAAGGTCTGGTCTCCAGCCGCCACTAG
- the COPS7B gene encoding COP9 signalosome complex subunit 7b isoform X2: protein MAGEQKPSSNLLEQFILLAKGTSGSALTALISQVLEAPGVYVFGELLELANVQELAEGGNAAYLQLLNLFAYGTYPDYIANKESLPELSTAQQNKLKHLTIVSLASRMKCIPYSVLLKDLEMRNLRELEDLIIEAVYTDIIQGKLDQRNQLLEVDFCIGRDIRKKDINNIVKTLHEWCDGCEAVLLGIEQQVLRANQYKENHSRTQQQVEAEMHDLATM, encoded by the exons ATGGCAGGCGAACAGAAACCCTCAAGTAACCTCCTGGAACAGTTTATCTTACTAGCCAAAGGTACCAGTGGCTCAGCCCTCACTGCTCTCATAAGCCAAGTTTTGGAGGCTCCTGGAGTATATGTCTTCGGAGAACTGCTGGAGCTGGCCAATGTGCAGGAG ctTGCAGAAGGAGGTAATGCTGCTTATTTGCAGTTGCTGAATCTGTTTGCCTATGGAACATACCCAGATTACATAG CCAACAAGGAGAGCCTGCCAGAACTGAGCACAGCTCAGCAGAACAAGCTGAAACACCTTACCATCGTGAGCTTGGCGTCAAGGATGAAG TGTATCCCCTACTCCGTGCTGCTGAAGGACCTGGAGATGCGGAATCTCCGGGAACTGGAAGACCTCATCATCGAGGCTGTCTACACTGATATCATCCAGGGCAAGCTGGATCAGCGAAACCAGCTGCTAGAAGTGGATTTCTGCATTGGCCGTGACATCCGAAAGAAAGATATCAATAATATTGTCAAGACCTTGCATGAATG GTGCGATGGCTGCGAGGCAGTCCTGCTGGGCATCGAGCAGCAAGTTCTGAGAGCCAACCAGTACAAGGAAAACCACAGCCGAACTCAGCAGCAGGTAGAGGCCGAG ATGCATGATCTGGCTACTATGTGA